In Desulfomonile tiedjei DSM 6799, a genomic segment contains:
- a CDS encoding MaoC/PaaZ C-terminal domain-containing protein: MPTSTMQLFISVIRNARSHGMNRAMIGHTVDQKFPPVPREAIAEFARATRDENPIYNSLLPPVPPFFIGKLVIPLVKDIWAHPSLKMNLLRTVQIFQSVTWFAPIREGDEVSVQGCIENICAAPKGEIIEISGTGRVKGQIVVQGNIGFLVKSKVRTEVHGKSDEKTRPEAFRLLLPTAEGQQLLYAKASGDNNFIHTSGVLARMAGFPRTIMHGNCTLAMICNALSKRMVDNDIAQLASLACHLGKPVFPGETLTIVGYRPENENTLPFAVFNARGKAVIHDGIFTVR; encoded by the coding sequence ATGCCCACATCCACCATGCAGTTATTCATATCTGTGATACGCAACGCTCGCTCACATGGGATGAACCGTGCCATGATCGGGCATACCGTGGACCAGAAATTCCCACCAGTGCCCCGCGAAGCTATAGCAGAGTTCGCTCGGGCTACTCGCGACGAAAACCCGATCTACAATTCATTGCTGCCCCCGGTACCCCCTTTCTTCATAGGTAAGCTGGTCATTCCACTAGTAAAAGATATCTGGGCTCATCCGTCCCTCAAGATGAATCTCTTGAGGACAGTCCAAATCTTCCAATCAGTGACGTGGTTCGCGCCTATCCGGGAAGGGGACGAAGTGTCTGTCCAGGGATGCATAGAGAACATTTGCGCTGCACCAAAGGGTGAAATCATCGAAATATCCGGAACAGGCCGCGTTAAAGGTCAGATTGTCGTGCAAGGTAATATAGGATTTCTGGTTAAATCGAAGGTTCGGACTGAGGTTCACGGGAAATCAGATGAAAAAACAAGACCTGAAGCGTTTCGCCTCTTGCTTCCGACTGCAGAGGGCCAGCAACTCTTGTATGCTAAGGCCAGCGGGGACAACAATTTCATCCATACCAGTGGAGTCCTTGCCCGAATGGCCGGATTCCCGCGTACGATTATGCATGGAAACTGCACCCTGGCCATGATCTGTAACGCGCTCTCCAAACGAATGGTTGACAATGACATCGCACAATTGGCCTCATTAGCTTGTCATCTGGGAAAGCCAGTTTTTCCGGGGGAAACGCTTACTATTGTCGGTTACCGGCCGGAAAACGAGAATACGCTTCCCTTCGCGGTGTTCAACGCCAGGGGGAAGGCGGTAATTCATGACGGGATTTTCACTGTCAGATAG
- a CDS encoding iron-sulfur cluster assembly scaffold protein — translation MSSDDAFDEVQDMILQDAAKVFSPRLIEFFLHPRNYGQLQEFNYYAAIEGSCGETVVIYILVYEGKVNRVGFVTDGCGPTMACVSAITCMAEGLPISEAAEIKAGDLIDYLGGLPEDKRDCAEVAVRALQTVLEKIG, via the coding sequence ATGTCATCAGACGACGCATTCGACGAAGTCCAGGACATGATACTCCAGGACGCTGCAAAAGTCTTTTCCCCCAGATTGATAGAATTCTTCTTGCATCCCAGGAACTACGGGCAACTGCAGGAGTTCAACTATTATGCCGCAATTGAGGGCTCCTGCGGGGAAACCGTTGTCATATACATCTTGGTTTACGAAGGGAAAGTGAACCGCGTAGGTTTCGTAACTGACGGTTGTGGTCCCACCATGGCCTGTGTCAGCGCGATCACCTGTATGGCAGAGGGGCTTCCCATTTCAGAAGCCGCGGAAATCAAAGCAGGCGATCTGATAGACTATCTCGGAGGTCTCCCCGAAGATAAACGCGATTGTGCGGAGGTGGCAGTGAGAGCTCTCCAGACCGTTTTGGAAAAGATCGGTTGA
- a CDS encoding AEC family transporter, with product MLNSVVPIFALIALGCLLKRLSMIDDAFLQVSDRLVYFIFFPALLFWKIGKPAPSLGLDANLVTVTTGAVIIVFVLSLVFVYAARVPDRDVGAFCQGCFRFNTYIGIAVILAVLGESAVRVFGVLVGILIPLINVMAVSTLIWFSGESYSWSERLRMLVISIISNPLIIACALGMAYSQLRMPFPVFIDNTLAFMSMLALPMALISIGGSLTLAKLGGHLRLALVATVFKFVVMPVTGYLLIKLFNVPGTAACIAMIYFALPTSPANYILSQQLHSNPDLAGSAIILSTILSIVSISVVLLLFC from the coding sequence ATTCTCAACAGTGTCGTTCCGATATTTGCGCTCATTGCCCTGGGATGTCTCCTGAAGAGACTCTCAATGATAGATGACGCGTTTCTGCAGGTCTCGGACAGACTCGTCTATTTCATATTCTTCCCTGCGCTGCTTTTCTGGAAAATCGGAAAGCCTGCTCCTTCACTGGGTCTGGATGCAAATCTTGTGACTGTGACAACTGGCGCGGTGATTATCGTGTTCGTGCTGTCGCTAGTTTTCGTGTACGCAGCACGAGTGCCGGATCGGGATGTGGGAGCATTTTGTCAGGGGTGTTTTCGTTTCAACACGTATATAGGGATCGCAGTCATTCTGGCGGTTCTGGGGGAAAGCGCGGTGCGCGTTTTCGGCGTGCTCGTGGGCATTCTCATTCCACTTATCAACGTGATGGCAGTGTCGACGCTGATCTGGTTTTCCGGAGAATCATACTCATGGAGCGAGCGGCTGCGTATGCTGGTGATATCCATAATTTCCAATCCTCTGATCATAGCGTGCGCCCTGGGGATGGCGTACTCACAGTTACGTATGCCTTTTCCGGTCTTCATAGATAATACCCTGGCGTTCATGTCAATGCTGGCTTTGCCCATGGCTCTAATCTCAATCGGCGGATCGCTGACTCTGGCGAAACTCGGCGGGCACCTGCGTCTGGCGCTGGTTGCCACGGTATTCAAGTTCGTTGTGATGCCGGTTACCGGTTACCTGCTCATCAAATTGTTTAACGTCCCAGGAACTGCGGCGTGCATTGCCATGATCTATTTCGCCCTTCCAACTTCTCCGGCCAATTATATCCTCTCGCAGCAACTCCATAGCAACCCGGATCTGGCGGGTTCGGCGATAATTTTGTCGACAATACTCTCGATCGTCTCAATTTCAGTAGTCTTGCTGCTTTTTTGCTGA
- a CDS encoding FKBP-type peptidyl-prolyl cis-trans isomerase gives MKEAKSGDKVSVHYTAKLDDGSVFDSSSGRDPLEFTIGEGQVIPGFEEAVIGMNPGEIKSAQIAPQNAYGERHDEMIIVVDRKRLPEDMNPELGQQVEVHRPDGYVFIAIVTDLTDSTVTLDANHPLAGKNLNFDIELVNIL, from the coding sequence ATGAAAGAAGCAAAATCAGGGGATAAGGTTTCAGTGCACTACACTGCCAAACTGGACGACGGATCCGTATTTGACAGTTCCTCCGGTCGCGATCCCCTTGAGTTCACCATCGGTGAGGGCCAGGTTATTCCCGGTTTCGAGGAAGCAGTCATCGGGATGAATCCCGGAGAAATCAAATCCGCGCAAATTGCCCCTCAGAATGCGTACGGGGAACGACACGACGAGATGATTATTGTCGTCGATCGAAAGCGGTTGCCTGAAGACATGAACCCAGAGCTCGGTCAACAAGTTGAAGTGCATCGTCCGGATGGATACGTCTTTATCGCGATTGTCACTGACCTGACGGATAGTACGGTTACACTCGACGCAAATCATCCGCTTGCAGGAAAAAACCTGAATTTCGATATAGAGCTTGTAAATATACTTTAG
- a CDS encoding SDR family oxidoreductase — protein MTMNRSRRLILVTGGAGFIGSHLVEGLLERGEAVRVLDNLSTGKQENLMGLGNGRWNAHRDFEFILGDIRDRKIVQTAMNGVDAVFHQAALGSVPRSVTDPVTTQEVNADGTLNILQSARDAGVSRVVYASSSSVYGNSELLPKREGEEGLTLSPYALTKRVNEEYGRLFMGLYAFETIGLRYFNVYGPRQDPESEYAAVIPRFVTALLKKSEPIIYGTGLQSRDFTFVKDVVRANILALEAPPFACGRSFNIGCGTQATLLELLSALQDLLGTNIEPRFESPRAGDVMHSSADTGLSEKMLGFKAEFDLRLGLAQSIAWYRENL, from the coding sequence ATGACAATGAACAGGAGCCGACGGCTCATACTTGTGACGGGAGGTGCGGGATTTATCGGAAGCCACCTCGTTGAAGGCCTTTTGGAGAGGGGCGAAGCGGTCCGGGTGCTGGATAACCTGAGCACCGGGAAGCAGGAAAATCTCATGGGACTTGGGAACGGTCGATGGAATGCGCACCGTGATTTCGAGTTTATCCTTGGGGATATTCGAGACAGGAAGATCGTGCAGACTGCAATGAACGGTGTGGACGCAGTTTTCCACCAGGCCGCGCTCGGAAGCGTTCCCAGATCTGTTACCGATCCTGTGACCACCCAGGAAGTAAATGCCGATGGTACCTTGAATATTCTTCAGTCAGCCCGGGATGCTGGAGTCTCCCGAGTAGTGTATGCGTCCTCGTCTTCCGTGTATGGAAATAGTGAATTGCTGCCAAAAAGGGAAGGGGAGGAAGGCTTGACCCTGTCCCCCTACGCGCTCACAAAAAGGGTCAACGAAGAATACGGGCGATTATTCATGGGGCTTTATGCCTTCGAGACGATCGGTCTACGTTATTTTAACGTGTACGGACCCAGACAAGATCCCGAGTCTGAATACGCTGCAGTTATTCCCCGCTTTGTCACTGCATTACTCAAGAAAAGTGAGCCGATCATATATGGAACCGGGCTTCAGAGCAGAGATTTTACCTTTGTGAAGGACGTGGTACGTGCCAATATTCTGGCATTGGAAGCGCCTCCCTTCGCATGCGGGAGATCCTTCAACATAGGGTGTGGAACTCAGGCGACTCTCCTTGAACTACTTTCGGCACTGCAGGATCTTTTAGGAACAAACATTGAACCTCGTTTCGAGTCTCCAAGAGCAGGCGATGTAATGCATTCTTCTGCGGATACAGGCCTTTCAGAAAAAATGTTGGGATTCAAAGCGGAGTTCGACTTGCGTCTCGGACTGGCCCAAAGTATTGCATGGTATAGAGAAAATCTGTAA